The Streptomyces tendae genome includes the window AACTCCTCCACGAGGGCACGGGGTTCACGCCGGGAACGGCCCGGAAGTACCTGAAGCCCATCATCGACAAGCACAGCTGAGAAATCCCGGGGCTGGATGTCAGCCCCGGCTCGTACGGTGATCGTGAGGTCACCGGACGTATAGGCGCCCCCGGGAGGCGCTGGTACCGCCGAACCCGGGGACTTCGCGACAAGAGAGGAACCCTCGTGTCACGCAAGGAAGAGACTACGGCCCACGGCTCCCCCACTCAGCACGGCCCGGAGCCGCGGTGGATGCGCCGCGTCCTCGACGGGGACAAGATGACGTTCCATGTCGGCCCGGCACGGTGGGGCGTCGCTGCACCGTACGCGGCCGCCGGCCTGCCCGTCGTCGCTGTGGCGGCCGACACGGACAAGGGCGGCCTGCCCGAGCCGTCCATGGGCGGCTTCCTGGACCTCATCAATGTCGTGGGCTCGAACTTCCCCCTCGGCGGATGGGCGGGGTTCGGTGCGACGCTTGCGGGCGGCTCCGTCCTCGGGTATCTCCACCTGAAGCAGAAGTGGGACCTGGGCAAGAGCGGGCCGACCGCGAACGGGAGCGATGCGGCCCAGGTCGGCTTCGCCAACCCCAAGGAACTCAAACAGTGGTTGTCTGAGTCCGCTCTGCGGGGCCGCGCGGGCACCCTGCGCCCGTCCCTGGAAGGGGAGAAGCGGCGGTCCATCAGCCCTCATGAGGTCGGCCTGCACCTGGGCACGGACCTGCTCTACAAGAAGGGCCTGTTCGTCGCCTGCGAGGACATCGTGCTGATGTACGCTCCGCCGCGCTCCGGCAAGAGTGCCCAGTACGGCAATGCCGTCATCGACGCGGCCGGCGCCTGCGTCGTCACCTCGACCCGCGGGGATCTGTACGAGCACACCCACAAGCTGCGCCGCGAGCACAACCGGCCGGTGTGGGTGTTCAACGCGGGCGTGAGCGGGGTGGAGAACACGCTGCGCTGGAACCTGGTGGAGGGCTGCCAGGACCCCGTGGTGGCGCTGCGCCGCGCGGGCTACCTCCTGTCGGCCTCGGCCAGCGGGGAGGCGATGGAGAACGCCTCCTTCTGGGAGGGCCACTCCTTCATGGTGCTGTCCTGCTACCTGATGGCGGCGGGCATCAAGGGCTACGACCTGACCCGCGTCCGGGCCTGGGTGACCGACTCGACCAACCGTGAGCCCCTGGAGATCCTGGAGGGCCACCCCCAGCTGGTCCCTGCTGGCTGGGCCCGGGGCCTCGGGCAGATGCGCAACGCCCCGGAGAAGACGCGGGACAGCGTGTACCTGACGCTGGTCCGGTCGTTCGAGTTCATGTCGCTTCCCCAGGTTCTGGACATCGTGTCCCCCCGCCCCGGACAGCAGAAGTTCGACGTGGCCGACTTCCTCCGCTCGCGCGGCACCCTGTACCTGATGGGCCGTGACCAGCAGTACGGCAGCGTCGCCCCGCTGTTCACCGCCCTGGTGGGCGAGATCTACGAGGCGGCCTACCTGGAGGCGGACAACAGCCCCGGCGGCCGCATGGACCCGTACGTGCGCTTCGTCCTGGACGAGGCGGCCGTGATCTGCCCGCTTCCGCTGCACAAGTGGTCGGCGGACGCGGGTGGCCGGAACATCCAGCTTCTGGTCAGCGTCCAGTCCCCGTCCCAGCTGCGCGAGCGGTGGGGCAACAACGGCGCGCAGACCATCATGAACAACTCCGTCCGCGTCGCTCTGGGCGGCCTGTCCATCCCGCAGGATCTGGAAGAACTGTCCCTGCTCTGCGGGGAGAAGGACGAGGAAGTGGCCACCTCCTCGTCCACCGACGACGACAAGACGTCGCGCAGCGTCTCGGTGCGTCGGGTCCGGATCATGCCGCAGGACGCCATCCGGCAGATGAAGGAAGGGACCGGCCTCGTCCTCTACCGCCACCTTCCGCCGATCCGCTACGCCTTCACCCCGGTGTGGAACCGGAAGGACGTCAAGGAACTGGCGAAGCAGGAGAAGGCGCAGGCCAAGCTGAAGAAGAAGGGCGTCCAGGTCGCCGGGCCCGTTCTCCCGCCGCAGATGCCCGCCACGGCGCCGCACGTCCCGCAGCAGCAGCCCGCGGCGGCCCCGGGCGCGATCCCTGGGCAGGCACCGGCCGCTGACCAGAGCATGTGGGGGAAGACCGGATGACCGAGCAGTCCAAGGAGACGAAAGCCGTCTGGGAGCGCACCCGCGAGCTGGGGCGGCAGCTGGACGAGGTGAACGGCCGCCTCGACACCCTGGAAGAACAGAAGCTGGCGGACCGGATCGAGGAACTGTCCTTGGTCGTCAAGCGGCTGGCCAGCAAGCCCGAAGCCGACACGCCGGCGGTCTGGAACTGGAACGCCTTCACCCCGCAGCAGCAGGTGGGCGCGTGGGAGATCCTCCTGCAGTGGGTGGAAGGCACGTTCCGGGTCCGCTGGCCCCGCTCCTACAAGGAGATGCTGGGGTACGCGGAGCGCGGCTCCTCGTGCTGGTGGCAGCACCCGGACATGGTGGAAACCCTCACCAGCCTGATGATGAGCCACCACTGGGCCTATCTCGACAAGGAGGCGTCCCCGCTGCGGGTCGCTGAGTGGCTGGGCCGCTGGCTCCCCGACGCTGTGCGCCAGGGCAAGTTCATCCTGGAAGAGTGCAGGGCGGGGTACGAGGGCGGCAACGGCCACAAGCACGACCTGTTCGAGAACAAGGCACTGCAGCACGACCGCGAACAGCTCGACGGGTACCTGCACATGCTGCGGACCGGCGAAGTGCCCAGCTGATCCGCCGCACGACGACAGAGGCCCGGACCGATGGTCCGGGCCTCTTCGCGCGGCTGGGGGTCAGGCGGCTGTCGGCACGGGCCGCTGCTTCTCGGTGCTCGTCGCCCACTCCAGGCCGTGCAGGACTCCGGCCGCGTAGTCCTCGTCCACTTCGTGCCAGGCGTTGCGCTCGATGCAGTCCCGGGCCCGGGTCTCTTCCCGCCCGACCTCGCGGGCGGTGTACGGGTACGTGTACGCCTCGTGGCTGATCGGGCTCGCCTGCAGCTCCCCCAGCAGCCACGCGGCGGCCGCCCACACTCCCTGGGCCACGGCCGCGTCCTTGTGGTGGTTGGCGTACACCTGGACCCGCGCGGCCTCGCCGGCGTGGTACTGCCGGGCGGCATCGTCCCGGAGCGCTTCCAGCTCGGCGCGCTGACGGCGGACGGCTCCTGGAACCCCTGGAATCGGCTCCGGCTTCGGCTGCACGGTGTTGCCGTACTCGTGGCCCGGCCACTGGGGCGTTGCCCCGGGCAGAATCGTGGGCCGCTCGGGGGTTCCAAGGATCTCGCTCACCGACCGCTGGGGCGGCTCGGCGGGCCCGTGCGGCGCCTGCTGGCGCTCGCTCCACGGATCGCTGCTGCTGGCCATGGAACGACGGTAGCCTCGGGGACTGACACATCACCAGAGTTGAGCCTGGTACCTGCAACAGCAAGCCGCTATCCTGTTAGAACATGACTTAAAAATGATCAAGGGGGATGCGCTCTATACACGAGACTGCTGCCACTCGACTTGGTTAGCGCCCTGAAGACGGGCTTGTGACCACAAATCAGGGATAGGTCGCTTAAGACCTGGGGAGTCAAAGCCCAGGCTGCGTAAAGCCTATTTAAACGCTCAGATACCGAGACTCCAGAGGCAGTTCGCAACGTCCTACGGTTCGCTGCACCAGCGGTGAGCCTAGTTGGCGCTGTGGTGGTCTCTGGAGCAGCACTCCCCGCTCACCACAGCACATGTTCCGGAAGGGATACTGGGGTGAGCGTTTTCTGGACATCCCTGCTCGAATTTGTCAGCCCGCGCACTCTTCTCGTAGTCATCAAGTTTCTCCCGGTCTTGCTAATCGTGATGCTTATGGCTCCTGCCTTCATGGCTTGGCCGCTTCTGAGGCCAGAGAAGCACGAGGCGCTGCTGGCGGTCATGCAGAAACTCATCGACTGGACTCGCGTCAGCTCGCGGGCTTAGCTCTCCATTCGTCAGGACCCGTTGGCCTGCGGCCCGGGTCCGGGCTGAGCGGGGTGGTTCCCTCGTTGGGCGGCAGGCGAAGCCCTACCGCGCCGTTCGTCGGACGTCCAGGATCGGGCTTGCCCGACCGCGCTTGCGCGGCGCCGTAGGCGTCCTGGATGGCCGGCGGGCGGTGTGGTGCCCTCCGGGTGCCGTCCGACGAGGGGGCCGCACCGCGACCCACCACCAACTCCACCACCCACACACCCGCACCCAAGATCCCTGCCCCCCACACCCTCCGCAGGGTGGCCGGGGTGTGGGGCGGAGCCCCGCTCAGTGACCGGTCCTCGAGTAACGGCGAAGGGGCGGACCGCCTGGTGGCAGTCCGCCCCTTCCGGGTGCAGTCGGGCTACATCTCGACCTCGTACCCGCCGACCTCGACCGTGGGGGCCTCGATCTGCGGTTCCGGCTGCTGCACCACGGGCTCGTCGCGCCGTGCCCGCTCGGCCTCTTCCATCTGCCGCGTCTGCTCGCGGTCGGCCAGGACTTCCGTCGCCACCTTGGCGATGTCGACGGCCTTCTGCAGCT containing:
- a CDS encoding type IV secretory system conjugative DNA transfer family protein — its product is MRRVLDGDKMTFHVGPARWGVAAPYAAAGLPVVAVAADTDKGGLPEPSMGGFLDLINVVGSNFPLGGWAGFGATLAGGSVLGYLHLKQKWDLGKSGPTANGSDAAQVGFANPKELKQWLSESALRGRAGTLRPSLEGEKRRSISPHEVGLHLGTDLLYKKGLFVACEDIVLMYAPPRSGKSAQYGNAVIDAAGACVVTSTRGDLYEHTHKLRREHNRPVWVFNAGVSGVENTLRWNLVEGCQDPVVALRRAGYLLSASASGEAMENASFWEGHSFMVLSCYLMAAGIKGYDLTRVRAWVTDSTNREPLEILEGHPQLVPAGWARGLGQMRNAPEKTRDSVYLTLVRSFEFMSLPQVLDIVSPRPGQQKFDVADFLRSRGTLYLMGRDQQYGSVAPLFTALVGEIYEAAYLEADNSPGGRMDPYVRFVLDEAAVICPLPLHKWSADAGGRNIQLLVSVQSPSQLRERWGNNGAQTIMNNSVRVALGGLSIPQDLEELSLLCGEKDEEVATSSSTDDDKTSRSVSVRRVRIMPQDAIRQMKEGTGLVLYRHLPPIRYAFTPVWNRKDVKELAKQEKAQAKLKKKGVQVAGPVLPPQMPATAPHVPQQQPAAAPGAIPGQAPAADQSMWGKTG